Proteins co-encoded in one Onychomys torridus unplaced genomic scaffold, mOncTor1.1, whole genome shotgun sequence genomic window:
- the LOC118575099 gene encoding zinc finger protein 844-like: protein MKDQHFSCKVISCSKHSETIENTVTYNDVHVDITHEEWALLDPSQRNLYKDVMLETYMNLNAIGIFDCMKEHILERNPMNVINVVKPLLFTLLLLKTVFFKGMKGHILERNPMHVVSVVKPLLITIIFNCMKEHILERNPMNVISVVKPLLITVLFSGMKEH, encoded by the exons ATGAAAGAcca GCATTTTTCTTGCAAGGTGATATCCTGTTCAAAGCATTCAGAAACAATAGAG AATACAGTGACATATAACGATGTGCATGTTGACATCACACATGAAGAATGGGCTTTATTGGATCCTTCACAAaggaatctctacaaagatgtgatgctggagacataTATGAACCTCAATGCTATAG GGATCTTCgattgcatgaaagaacacatactggagagaaaccctatgaatgtaatcaatgtggtaaagcctttgcttttCACTCTG cttttgctcAAAACAGTcttcttcaaaggcatgaaaggacacatactggagagaaaccctatgcatgtagtcagtgtggtaaagcctttgctcatcactaTTATCTTcaattgcatgaaagaacacatactggagagaaaccctatgaatgtaatcagtgtggtaaagcctttgctcatcactgTTCTCTTCAgtggcatgaaagaacac